The genomic DNA AGCAGCAGCAGCACCAGCGGCAGGGCGATCACGTGCAGGGCGAAGAAGCGGTTGAGCGTGGCATCGCCGGGCAGGTAATCGCCCATGATCCATTCGGTCAGCCCGTTGCCAATCACCGGGATGGCGCCGAACAGCGAAATGATCACCTTCGCGCCCCAGAACGACATCTGGCCCCACGGCAGCACGTAGCCCATGAAGGCTTCGGCCATCAGCACCAGGTAGATCAGCATGCCCAGTATCCACACCAGCTCGCGCGGCTTCTGGTAACTGCCGTACAGCAGCCCGCGGAACATGTGCAGATAGACCACGATGAAGAACAGCGATGCACCGGTGGAGTGCATGTAGCGGATCAGCCAGCCCCACTCGACGTCGCGCATGATGTACTCGACCGAGGCGAAGGCTTCGGCCGCGCTGGTCTTGTAATGCATCGTCAGGAAGATGCCGGTGACGATCTGGTTGACCAGGATCAGCAGCGCCAGCGAACCGAAGTAGTACCAGATGTTGAAGTTTTTCGGCGCGTAATACTCGCTGACGTGCTTGCGGTACACCGGCATCAGGCCCGGCGCGCGCGCGTTGACCCAGTCGGCCAGGCCGCTGGCGGTACGGGCAAGGATGTTGGCCATCAGGCGGTACCCTCCGGATCGACGCCGATGATGATCGTATTGTCGTCCTGGTAGTGATGCGGCGGCACCAGCAGGTTGATCGGGGCGGGGACGTCATTGAAGACCCGGCCGGACATGTCGAAGCGCGACTTGTGGCACGGGCAGAAATAGCCCCCTTTCCACTGCGCGTCATAGGGTTCCGGGCGGATTTCGGCCACCATTTCCGGCGAGCAGCCCAGATGGGTGCACAGGCCGACAAGCACCGAGACGGCCGGCTTGATCGACCGCAGCTCCGGATTGCCCTTGAGCACGTACTCCGGCTGCTGGTCTTTCACGCCTGACCCGGGATCCTTCAGGCGGTCATCCAGACTGGGCAGCGCGTCGAGGATGGCTTTGGAGCGCTTGACGATCCAGATGGGCTGACCGCGCCATTCCAGTATCAGCCGCTGGCCTTCCTGCAAGGCACTGATGTCAGCGGTCACCGGTGCACCGGCCAACTTGGCACGTGCACTGGGATTCCAGGACTTGATGAAAGGAACTGCGACGAAACCGACGCCTACCGCCCCCACCACTGCAGTAGTGGCTGAGAGGAATCGGCGACGTCCATGATCGACTGGATCGTATACCCCATCGTTGGCCATCCGGCACTCCGATATTGATTAGGTAGCTTTAAGGCTGCCGGCAACCTGGTGGGGGCCAGGCTGCTTTGAATCTGAAGCGAGTGTATCTAAACGCGCGTTGCGGTCAATCATCACTGATGGGAGGCCAGCGCACCGCGATAGCGCTCGGCCAACTGGCCTACCCGCTGTACGTAGTACCGCGTCTCACTATACGGCGGCACGCCACCGTGGCGGGCAACGGCGCCCTCCCCTGCGTTGTAGCCAGCCGCGGCAAGCGTGAGGTCGCCATTGAAGCGTTTCAACAGCCATGAAAGATACTGCACGCCACCGCGGATGTTCTGCGCAGCGTCGTACGAATCGGTTACGCCAAAGCGCGCCGCGGTCGGCGGCATCAACTGCATCAGTCCCTGCGCCCCGGCGCGGCTGAGCGCTGTCGGGTTGTAGGCCGATTCCGCATGGATGATCGCCCGCACGATCGCCTCCTCAACACCGTATTGGCGCGCGGCGGCGGCGATCTCGCTCTGGAAGGCGGTGGTATTGAGCCGGACCGAGCCGAAATTGACTGCCGGATTGCTGCCACACGCGAAGCAGCGCTCGATGAAGCTGTAGCG from Stenotrophomonas sp. 169 includes the following:
- the petA gene encoding ubiquinol-cytochrome c reductase iron-sulfur subunit, which produces MANDGVYDPVDHGRRRFLSATTAVVGAVGVGFVAVPFIKSWNPSARAKLAGAPVTADISALQEGQRLILEWRGQPIWIVKRSKAILDALPSLDDRLKDPGSGVKDQQPEYVLKGNPELRSIKPAVSVLVGLCTHLGCSPEMVAEIRPEPYDAQWKGGYFCPCHKSRFDMSGRVFNDVPAPINLLVPPHHYQDDNTIIIGVDPEGTA
- a CDS encoding lytic transglycosylase domain-containing protein; amino-acid sequence: MKGTLRIVAISIAALAAVPASAGTLYKCVGADGVPSYVSKRVSGAQCSGISYSRDSRPARPATTAPVPPAAPVTAVPAREAPSSSAVAAGAAVAAAVVPASAAVASVIAAPAPKPVPAPASKAGRVVSGQVYSYMKDGVRHYTSARPAGQVASLSQVRTIRYSFIERCFACGSNPAVNFGSVRLNTTAFQSEIAAAARQYGVEEAIVRAIIHAESAYNPTALSRAGAQGLMQLMPPTAARFGVTDSYDAAQNIRGGVQYLSWLLKRFNGDLTLAAAGYNAGEGAVARHGGVPPYSETRYYVQRVGQLAERYRGALASHQ